In Candidatus Vicinibacter proximus, the genomic stretch AATGCCGGCATTGCTCGCAAAGTTGAATGCAGACTACAGGCATGAATTAATTGGGGAGAGAATAATCACGACTCCATCACATTTTGCATATCTGAAAATATCAGAAGGTTGTAATAGAACTTGTTCATTCTGCGCTATTCCTTTGATGAGAGGTAAGCACGTTTCTATCCCCATAGAGCAAATTCTTCTCCAAGCTCGTAATCTTGCTCAGCATGGGGTTAAAGAAATAATTTTGATAGCTCAGGAGCTGACTTATTATGGATTGGACATTTATAAAGAAAGGAGTTTAAGTAAACTACTTAACCTTTTATGTGAAGTTGAAGGTATAGAATGGATCAGACTGCATTATGCCTACCCTTCAAAGTTTCCAATGGATGTTATCCATACCATGAAAGCTCAAGATAAAATTTGCAATTATTTGGATTTACCCTTGCAACATGCTTCGGACCCAGTATTGGCCTCTATGAAACGCCAAATTACAAATGAAGAGACCCGTAGGTTAATTGGTGACATAAGAAATATTTTGCCTGAAATAACTTTAAGGACGACAATGCTTGTAGGCTTTCCTGGTGAGACAGAAAAGGATTTTAATGATTTGTGCACATTCGTAAAAGAGCACCGATTGGATAGATTAGGGGTTTTTCAATATTCACATGAGGAAGATACCTCAGCATACCTTTTTGAAGACAATGTTCCGGCTGAAGTAAAGGAAGAAAGGGCTGCCACACTCATGTCCATTCAGGAGGAGATTTCTCTTGATCTGAATAAGGCAAAGATTGGGAAAGAATTTAAAGTGTTGGTAGATCAAAAGGAAAAAGCTTATTACGTTGGTAGGACTGAAGCAGACAGTCCAGAGGTAGATAATGAGGTGCACATTTCTGTAAAGGATTATTGCAGGGTTGGAGACTTTGCAAGAGTTAAAATTATCCAGGCGGACCATTTTGATCTAATTGGAGAACTAATCCCTTGACTTTAATATGGAAATATATCAAAAGCTTAAAGATCAGCCACTTATTCAAGCGGTCATTTGCATTGTTTTGATGTCTTGTTTTGAAATATTTTTTTTTCTAACAAACTTTTTCAAATTTTCCTGGGTTGAAGTTTCTGATATTTGGTTGATTGGCACATCTCTCGTTTTGTTTTACATAATTTTGAATACCATTCTCGGTTTTGGCTCCAGGGATATGATGCGTTATTACAAGGATTCCATTTACGGATTTTTATTAGTAACTTCTTTCATGGTTTTTTCCGGTAAATGGCTAACCGGTAAATCTATTTTTGAAGTAAAAACATATTCTTGGATAATTTTCGTTTTTGTAATTGTATATCTGGTTTTTCTTAGCATACAAAGTCTAATGCGCAAAATAGTTTCAATAGCTCTAAAACAAGATAAAAAAATTCAGGATGAACAATAAATTAATCTTTATTCTATCTGCTTCCCTTACATGGGGCAGTATTTCATGCCAACCTAAATCTGTTCAAAAATCAGGGTCGGCTCAAATTATCGAAAATCAAGTAATTGCTGATACCAATATTGTCATTCCTGAAAAAGTAGATCCCATACAGAAAAGTGAGGAAGAATGGGCTAAATCTCTACCAGAAATGGCTCAATACGTCCTAAGAGAAAAAGGTACAGAAAGATCCTTCACTGGAAAATTTTGGGATCATCATGAGAAAGGAGTTTATGTTTGTTCCGCTTGCAAATTGCCATTGTTTAATTCAGACACCAAGTTTAATTCTGGAACAGGTTGGCCAAGTTTTTATCAACCCATTAGGCCTTATCTTGTTACAGAAAATAGGGATCAAAGTCATGGTATGGTAAGGGTAGAGGTAGTATGCAGTAGGTGTAATGGCCATTTAGGGCATGTTTTTGACGATGGGCCGGAACCAACAGGCCTGAGATATTGCATTAATTCAGTTTCGCTTGATTTTATAGGAACTAAAAAATTACCTAAATAGTAATTTCTATAATTTCATCCAGTCAAAATTAAATCCTGAAATGGCGCCAAATACAAGTAGGCAGATGGCAGAAATAAATATAATGCCCCACAATAAAGGAAAGTACCAATTTGGAATTTTTGATTTTTCTAGTAATTCGGCAATGACGCTGATGATCAATAAAAAAATACAAATTAGAAATAGTAGTCCGGAAATTAAACTTGCTACGAAATCATTGAAATACCATAAAGAACATAAACATAGTGCTACAATCAATAAAATTTCAAAAAGTGGAAATTTTATTGGGGAATTTGAATTATTCATTGGTTTTTTCTTTATGTGGATCTGCGTTAATTAATTTAATATGGAGAACAAATTTAAGTGTGTTTTATTGTTTTGTCTTTTTTTAGATTTTAGCTATGCTCAGAGTTTTGATACAACGGCATATTTAAAAAAATACAATGAAAGAATTAAAATGTCCAGAATTGATGATATCTATATCCCTAAAAATACAGAAGATGCCATGAAGGAACTCCTGCGTCTTACAGATCCGGATGGAAGAACTAAAATATTGTCCGTTCCGGAGGATAGTATTGCCAGTAAACTACATTTTAGTTTAGGACGTTGGATGCTCATTAATTGGGGGTTTGAAGAGGGAAGTAGGATAAGTCATTATTATAAAGAAAATGGGGTATCCAATTTCGATGATATGCTGGATCTTTTAATTCGGAGTTTTTATCGAACCTTAGCCCAAAAGCCAATTAAAGAGATGGAGCTTTTTGAATGGTACATTTCAAAAAGAAAAAAAGAACATGATGAGAAAATTAAGAAATCCAAAGTAATTAAAAACCTTGGACCGGTCAAAAAGCATATGGAATAAAACATATTTGCTAAAATGTTTTAATTATAAAAATGAAATTTCTTTAAAATAATTACATTTTAATCTATTATTCCTCTTTATCAGAATCAACTGGTTTTTGCGTTGTGTCTAGGTTGGGGCCATTCCTTTTACTACCCTTATATAATTCAAATTTAAACAATCTGCATTCTAAGGGACCATTGAACAATTTTATTTTTCTTGTTGGTCTAAGACCAAAATGCTTCAGCGCCTCTAAATTAGAACTGATCACCCAGGCGTTACAACCTGCATAAAAGTGCTTTAATCTTGTACCCATATTTTTGTAGAAATCAATAATTTGATCCACTTCGATCCGTTCACCGTAAGGAGGATTTATTATTACATGCCCTCTTTCACCATTGTAGGAGGTTTCGAAAAAATCCTTTTCTTCAAAGTTTATTAAATCTCTGACTCCAGCTCTTTCAGCGTTTTTAATAGCAATGTCTAATGCTTTTTTATCCATTTCTCCGGCAGTGATTTTTCCATTAAATGTTAAGGTCTGCGCATCTGCTTCATTTTTAATTTCTTGCCAAAGTTTTTCATCATAGTCAAGCCAAGTTTGAAAACCAAAGCTTCTTTTCTTACCGGGAGGGATGTTGTATGCATACATTGCTGCCTCGATAGCTATTGTCCCCGAACCACACATTGGATCCATAAAGTCAGATGTTCTATCCCAGCCAGAAAGTTGGATGATACCAGCTGCTAAAACTTCATTCATAGATGCTTCGGTTTGGTTCAGGCGGTAATTTCTTTTCGACAATATATTCCCAGAGCTGTCAAGAGAAACATGCACAACTTCATTAGAAATGTGAATATTGATTCTTACATCAGGATTCTCTGTATCTACAGAAGGTCTTATATTATATAGATCTCTGAATTGGTCAGCAATAGCATCCTTGGATTTCAAAGCTGCATATTTGGAATGCGTAAAGATCTCTCCGCTAGTACTGCCATCAATTGCAAATGTCATGTTTGGATTAAAGTATACGTCCCATTTTATTTTTTTTACATGATGATAAAGTTGATCCTCATTGAAAGCGCGAAAACTCTTAATTGGTTTTAGAATTTTAATAGCTGTGCGCAACATCAGATTACTTTTGTAAAGCAGAGCAAGATCTCCCCGGTATTGTACAGCCCGATTTAAAACAACAATGTCTTCTGCTCCTAAGATACGCAATTCTTCTGCAAGAATTTCTTCCAACCCAAATAAAGTTGTAGCGGTAATGTCGAATTTAAATGCCAAAATAATTTATTAGTTTAATGATTAATTGTTATTTTTCTTAAATAAAATATTTATATTTTTAGTTAAGGGTTTTTAGATTTTAAATAATACATTCAAATATGGAAGAAACATATAATAAAATATGTGAAAAATTACAGGAATATTTATTTTGAAAGCACATCTTAATAATGAATTATTCGAAGCTCATTCGGCCTTACAGACAATTATTTTAGATAGCCATTTCATATTTCTGCTGCCTCCTTTTAAATCCTTCGTGGATAAAAGTAAAATGCGATTATTCATATCTCCCACCATATTGCCATCCTTTTCTGTTACAATAAAAAGATTGTTTCCGATTTCTGTATTATATATTTCGTTGAAGGAGAAAACTATTTTATAGCCATCTGCTGCAACAAATAAGAAATAGAATTGGTTGAGATTACGAGATTTTTGATAATCATATTCTACACTATCAAGAACCGATTTTAATAATACAACTTTTACATTATTTGATCTCTCTTCATTTTTTGGTGAGCAACTGGTGTTTACATTATTTAGTATTTGATTGGGATATTTTTTTAGGTCCTCTAAGGTAATGCTTTTTTCCTTTTTTACTTTACCTTTTACTGTAAATGAGCTTGTAGGTGAAGATGGGCTTATCTGTCCAAAAATCTGCGAAGAAATCAGAAGTAAAAAAATAATGCGAAGTCCTTTCATTTTGTAATCGGTTAAAATTAATTTATATTTTTGAAATCAATATATTTAAATACCTACATATTTGGCCAAACGAAATGTAAAATTTTCTATTATGATATACACCAAAAACCTTATCTCGTAGTTATCAATTTTTCTTCTTATTCATTTCCATATAATCAAAAACAAGGTTACAAAAAGACGTAACTCCTGTTTTGAAAGCCTTATCGTCAATAAAAAATTCTGGAGTATGATGAGGTCCGGATTTGATTGGGTCTTTTCCTACAGGAAGTCCCCCAATGAAAAAATACAAGCCTGGAACTTTTTGCGCAAAAAATGAAAAGTCTTCCGCTCCTGTAATTGCAGGCTTCAAAATTACATTATCTTTTCCAACTGACTTGTATAAAGAAGGTAACATTGCCTCGGTAAGTCCTATGTGGTTATAGGTAACAGGGTAATGAACCGAGTATGGTATAGTTACCAAGGCCATAGCACCAGCCGACTCTGCGGTTTTTTCTGCGACTTGACGAATGCGTTTGT encodes the following:
- the msrB gene encoding peptide-methionine (R)-S-oxide reductase MsrB, whose protein sequence is MNNKLIFILSASLTWGSISCQPKSVQKSGSAQIIENQVIADTNIVIPEKVDPIQKSEEEWAKSLPEMAQYVLREKGTERSFTGKFWDHHEKGVYVCSACKLPLFNSDTKFNSGTGWPSFYQPIRPYLVTENRDQSHGMVRVEVVCSRCNGHLGHVFDDGPEPTGLRYCINSVSLDFIGTKKLPK
- a CDS encoding class I SAM-dependent RNA methyltransferase, yielding MAFKFDITATTLFGLEEILAEELRILGAEDIVVLNRAVQYRGDLALLYKSNLMLRTAIKILKPIKSFRAFNEDQLYHHVKKIKWDVYFNPNMTFAIDGSTSGEIFTHSKYAALKSKDAIADQFRDLYNIRPSVDTENPDVRINIHISNEVVHVSLDSSGNILSKRNYRLNQTEASMNEVLAAGIIQLSGWDRTSDFMDPMCGSGTIAIEAAMYAYNIPPGKKRSFGFQTWLDYDEKLWQEIKNEADAQTLTFNGKITAGEMDKKALDIAIKNAERAGVRDLINFEEKDFFETSYNGERGHVIINPPYGERIEVDQIIDFYKNMGTRLKHFYAGCNAWVISSNLEALKHFGLRPTRKIKLFNGPLECRLFKFELYKGSKRNGPNLDTTQKPVDSDKEE
- the rimO gene encoding 30S ribosomal protein S12 methylthiotransferase RimO; amino-acid sequence: MKTKTYKKEKVQLITLGCSKNLVDSENLITQLDYNQYKVEHNPSNTDPASIIIINTCGFIDRAKEESIETILEYAHLKNTGIVSKLYVTGCLSQRYKDNLESEIKEVDAFFGTMEMPALLAKLNADYRHELIGERIITTPSHFAYLKISEGCNRTCSFCAIPLMRGKHVSIPIEQILLQARNLAQHGVKEIILIAQELTYYGLDIYKERSLSKLLNLLCEVEGIEWIRLHYAYPSKFPMDVIHTMKAQDKICNYLDLPLQHASDPVLASMKRQITNEETRRLIGDIRNILPEITLRTTMLVGFPGETEKDFNDLCTFVKEHRLDRLGVFQYSHEEDTSAYLFEDNVPAEVKEERAATLMSIQEEISLDLNKAKIGKEFKVLVDQKEKAYYVGRTEADSPEVDNEVHISVKDYCRVGDFARVKIIQADHFDLIGELIP